One region of Zingiber officinale cultivar Zhangliang chromosome 7B, Zo_v1.1, whole genome shotgun sequence genomic DNA includes:
- the LOC122004792 gene encoding uncharacterized protein LOC122004792, whose product MSGIIWNVRGFGNLATQRRALFLRRHHHLSFLAVLEPMVDLDCRYMARRMGFEEVVSNKSGKVWFFWDSTIACRVLFDHDQFLHLELSSQLFPSSMIVTVVYAKCTRLERSLLWESLEELRPEGDRLWLVGGDFNVISSMEEHSAGVLARPGAMEDFNNFIMLAGLVDAGFVGDRYTWTNNRVWKRLDRVLLSPSWGSLDFTCGTRAESSEDGARRLKEHLKWWNTEVFGNIHDRVLQAEESMAAAEQAYDRDPTEQSRIHRSECQAHLFRVLDMEEDFWKQRAAIRWMGEGERNTKFRRRGQLADFSEFGRRGSAWTSLRGGESQESVFFRSC is encoded by the exons ATGTCTGGTATCATATGGAACGTGAGGGGGTTTGGGAACTTGGCGACGCAGAGGAGGGCTTTGTTTCTGAGACGACATCATCATCTGAGTTTCTTAGCAGTGTTGGAGCCTATGGTTGATTTGGACTGCAGGTATATGGCTCGGCGCATGGGGTTTGAGGAGGTAGTCTCTAATAAATCTGGGAAGGTTTGGTTTTTCTGGGATTCTACTATTGCTTGTAGAGTTTTGTTTGACCATGACCAGTTTCTACACTTGGAGCTTTCTTCGCAGCTGTTCCCTTCTTCTATGATTGTGACAGTGGTCTATGCCAAGTGTACGAGGTTGGAGAGGAGCTTACTATGGGAGAGCTTGGAGGAGCTGAGGCCAGAGGGAGACAGATTGTGGCTAGTGGGAGGAGACTTCAATGTCATATCTAGCATGGAGGAGCACTCAGCAGGAGTTCTGGCTAGGCCAGGGGCCATGGAGGATTTCAATAATTTTATCATGCTTGCTGGACTGGTGGATGCAGGTTTTGTTGGGGACAGGTACACATGGACGAATAACAGGGTGTGGAAGAGGCTGGATAGGGTCCTATTGTCTCCCTCCTGGGGAAGTCTGGATTTCACA TGTGGCACGAGGGCTGAGAGCTCTGAGGATGGTGCGAGGAGGCTGAAGGAACATCTGAAGTGGTGGAACACGGAGGTGTTTGGTAACATACATGACAGGGTTTTGCAGGCTGAGGAGAGTATGGCTGCAGCTGAGCAGGCATATGACAGGGACCCCACAGAGCAGAGCAGGATTCACAGGTCAGAGTGTCAGGCTCATCTATTCAGAGtgctagacatggaggaggacttCTGGAAGCAAAGAGCTGCTATCAGATGGATGGGAGAGGGGGAGAGGAATACAAAGTTCAGAAGAAGAGGTCAGCTAGCAGACTTTTCAGAGTTTGGGAGGAGGGGCAGTGCCTGGACCAGCCTGAGAGGAGGAGAGAGTCAGGAGTCGGTTTTTTTCAGGAGCTGCTGA